Below is a window of Streptomyces sp. WMMB303 DNA.
GGCGAGGTTCTCCCGGTACTGGCGACAGCCCGAGTAGGAGGCGTACGCGCTGGTCGCCAGGGTGAGCACCCGTCGGTGGCCGTCACGGACCAGCTCGCGCAGGGTGTCGGTGAGATACGGCGCCCAGTTGCGGTTGCCCCAGTAGACGGGCAGCTCGAGTCCGTGTGCGGCGAAGTCCTCACGGAGCGCCGCCAGCAGGGCCCGGTTCTGCTCGTTGATCGGGCTGACCCCGTCGAAGAGGTAGTAGTGGCGGCCCACCTCTTCGAGGCGTTCGGTGGGGATGCCGCGTCCCCGGGTGACGTTCTGCAGGAACGGGACGACGTCGTCCATCCCTTCGGGGCCGCCGAACGAGAGCAGCAGCAGCGCGTCATAGGGGGCCGGGGAGGAGTCCGGTCCGGGGTCGGGGGGTTCGGTGGGCAGCGCGTCGGACATGCCTCGATCTTCCCATCCGGGGGACGCGGCGGGCGCCCGGCCTCCGCTGCGCGGCGCACTGTCGGATGCGTGTGCGAGCCGTGAGTATCATCCCTCTCCAACTGGTGAACACCCGCCGGTGCGGGGGCGTCGGCGGTCGTGGTGCGTTCCTGGCCCCGGCCGCGCTCTCGGACGGAGCGCCGCGGCGAGAGGGGACGGTCACAGATGAGCGGGCGATCGGGTGTGCGGTCGACGGCGGACGGCCGGGCGGGAACGTGGCGGAACTGGGCGGGCAATGTGGTGGCCGCCCCCCGGCGGACCGTCTCGCCCTCGACCACGGAGGGGCTGGCCGAGGTGGTGCGCCGCGCGGCCGCGGACGGGCTGCGGGTGAAGGCGGCGGGCACCGGCCATTCGTTCACCGCCACCGCCGTCACGGACGGGGTGCTCATCCGGCCCGAGCGGCTGACCGGGGTGCGCGCCGTGGACCGGGCGGCGGGCACGGTCACCGTGGCGGCGGGTACTCCGCTCAAGGTGCTGAACGCCGCGCTGGCCGCCCGGGGCCTGTCGCTGACGAACATGGGCGACATCATGGAGCAGACCGTCTCGGGGGCCGTCAGCACCGGCACCCATGGCACGGGCCGCGCCTCGGCCTCGATCGCGGCGCAGATCACCGAGCTGGAGCTGGTGCTCGCCGACGGCTCCGTGGTCCGCTGCTCGGCGGAGGGGACGCCGCAGGAGCGGGCCCTCTTCGCCGCCGCGCGGATGGGGCTGGGGGCGCTGGGCGTGGTCAGTGAGATCACCTTCGCGGTGGAACCGGAGTTCCTGCTGACCGCGCGGGAGGAGCCGATGCCGTTCGACCGGGTCGTCGGCGAGTTCGATCAGTTGGTGGCCGAGAACGAACACTTCGAGTTCTACTGGTTCCCGCACACCGAGAGCTGCAACACCAAGCGCAACAACCGCAGTACGGGCCCCGCGGCTCCGCTCACCCCGCTGCGGGGCTGGGTCGACGACGAGTTGCTCTCCAACGGCGTCTTCCGGGCGGCCTGCGCACTCGGCAGGGCGATACCCGCCACCGTGCCCGGGGTCGCCCGCGTCTCCAGTCGCGCGCTGTCGGCACGCAGCTACACCGACATCCCGTACAAGGTCTTCACCAGTCCGCGCCGGGTGCGCTTCGTGGAGATGGAGTACGCGATACCGCGGGCCGCGCTGGTGGAGGTGCTGCGCGCGCTGAAGGCGCTGGTGGAGCGCTCGGACTTCCGGGTGAGCTTTCCCGTGGAGGTGCGTACCGCGCCCGCGGACGACCTCACCCTGTCGACGGCGAGCGGCCGTGAGACGGCGTACGTGGCGGTGCACATGTACCGGGGCGCACCCCACGAGGCGTACTTCAGCGCAGTGGAGCGGATCATGACGGCGCACGCCGGCCGCCCGCACTGGGGGAAGCTGCACAGCAGGGACGCGGAATATCTCGCCGGGGTGTATCCGCGCTTCGAGGAGTTCACGGCCCTGCGTGACCGGCTGGATCCGGACCGGGTCTTCGGCAACGACTACCTGCGGCGCGTGCTGGGCGACTGACCTCCCCGTGCCCGGCACGGGGAGGCGAGCAGGACGGCGGGCCGTGCCGAACATCCGGAGCGATGTGCGGCACGGCCCGCCGAACTGCGGGTCCCGGCCGGAGCGCTAGTCGGCCTGCTGCCCCTGCGGGAGATCGGCGCCGCTGCCGGAGTCTCCGGTCTCTCCCTGACCGGTGCCCGCACCGCCGTCCTGGCCACTGTCCGGGCCGCTGTCACCGGTGCCGGTGTCGCCGCTGCCGGAGTCTCCGCCGTCGTCGGTGCCGTCCGACCGGGAGGGAGACGGCTCGGGAGTCGGCGTCGATCCGCCACCGGTGTCGCCGGAGTCGTTCTGTCCGCTCTCGCCGCCGTTCCGGTCGCCCGGATCGGCCGACTGCCCGGAGTCGGACGGGTCGGTGGTCGGGCGTTGCCCGTCCGGCGTCCCGTCCCGGTCCGGACTCGCCGGGGGTGCGTCCGGGGAGTCGTCCGTGGACGCGTCGTGGCCCGGCCGGAACACGTCGCTGAGGGAGGTGCCCTTCCCGCCGGAGACGCTGTGGCCGGAGAGCGCCTCGTACAGCGTGATGCCGCCGATCGCGATCACGAACACCAGCACGGCGGGCAGCAGGGTGCGCCGCCGACCGCGCCATTTGGTGCCGTGGATGGTGGCCTCGGTGAACTCTCCGTCACCGGGGGTGCCTTCGGCGGCCACCGCCCCGACCCGCGCGGGCGCGGAGCGGTCGGCGCCGTCCAGCGGCCGGGTGGCGTCCGCGGGGTGCGGTGCGCGCGACGGGTCCTGGCTGCGCAGTACGCGGGTGGCGTCCGCGTCCCGGGGCGGGACGGCTCCCGGCCCGGAACGCAGCGCCCTGGTCAAGTCGTCGGGCCGCAGCGCCCGGGTCGGGTCCGCGGCGTCGGGCTCCGCGCCGGATCCGGTGCCGCTACTCACCGCCCCCTGCCCCCACGAAGTGGTGACGGGCCCGGAGCCGTGCAGCACGTCGGCGTTGTGGACGGCCTGGCCGGCGTGCCCGCCCTCGTCGTCCTTCCAGCCCGCTGCCGGGTCCCGGACCGGGACCTGCCGGGCCTTGGGCGGCACCGTGACTTCCTTGATCTGTTCGCCGGTCCTGCTGAAGAAGTGCTGGAAGACCGGCCCGCCGCTGGTCGCGACGAGGCTCATCACACCGGCGCCCAGGAAGGTGCCGTACACCCCGAGTTGTCCGGCGGCGAACGCTGCCACCACCGCGGCCACCGCGCTGCCCAGCACCTGGGCGAGGCTCAGCTCCAGCCGTTTTCCACTCCTGCTCTCCTCCTGCTCGGGGGCTCCCTTGCTGGATATGGATTGCTTGTCGCTCTTGTCCATTTACCGCCCTTGATCGCACACTCCAAGCACTGTGCACGATTAGGGGACTTTCGAGCGAAGGCCAGGGTTCCATTTCGGGTGGTTCTGTGACGCTTCCCACCCCCGTATCCAGGCCAAATGGACTCTTGGGGCGTCAACTCCCTTACTCCGGAGCAACTTCGGTGGCGCGGCGGTCCACCCGGGTGGCCCTAATGGAGTAGTGTGACGAGCCCTGGTCTCGGTTCTGACCCGGCGCTGGCTGCACACGGTGACCACCTCGGTCACTGTGCGTTGTGAGGAGGTAACCGTGCCGTAGCGGCGGTTCCGGGCAGTTCCACACGATTCGAACAACGATCTGGAAACAGCCTCGGACCCCGAGGAAGTCGGCAAGGTTGTGGCAGGCTGCACCCGGGCAGGCCACACTCGTCTAGCGGGAGCAGCGACGCACGTGACGTCGGCAGGCACCACCCGGGAGGTCCCCATGCCCGAACTGCGTGTCGTGGCCGTCAGCAACGACGGCACACGACTGGTGCTCAAAGCTGCCGACAGCACGGAATACACGCTTCCGATCGACGAGCGGCTGCGCGCCGCAGTCCGGAACGACCGGGCGCGGCTGGGCCAGATCGAGATCGAGGTGGAGAGCCACCTGCGGCCTCGGGACATCCAGGCGCGGATAAGAGCCGGTGCCTCCGCCGAGGAGGTCGCCTCCCTCGCCGGAATCCCGGTCGACCGGGTACGCCGCTTCGAGGGCCCGGTGCTCGCCGAGCGCGCCTTCATGGCCGAGCGCGCCCGCAAGACCCCGGTGCGCCGCCCCGGCGAGAACGTCGGCCCACAGCTGGGCGAGGCCGTCGCCGAGCGGCTGCTGCTGCGCGGCGCCGACAAGGACTCCGTGCACTGGGATTCCTGGCGGCGCGACGACGGCACCTGGGAGGTGCTGCTCGCCTACCGCGTCGCGGCCCAGCCGCACTCCGCGACCTGGACCTACGATCCGCCACGCCGCCTGGTGCAGGCGGTGGACGACGAGGCCAGGGCGCTGATCGGCGAGACCGACGACACCCCGGAGCCCAGCTTCCCGTTCGTGCCCCGGATCGCCCGGCTGCCGCGCGAGCGTCCGGAACGCGGCGAGCGCTCCGGGCGGCCCGAGCTGGAGCCCGCCGCGCCGGCGCCCGCGCCCGGCGACGAGGACGACCAGGCGCTGTCCGACGCCGAGGACGGCTCCGGCACCCCGGACTCGCTGACCAGCCTGCTGGAGGCGGTGCCCAGCTTCCGGGGCGACCTGGTCGTCCCGGAGGCGCAGCCGGGTGCGGTGGAGGACGAGGACGAGGAAGCCGCCGCCGCTGTGGCCGGGAGCGCCGCGAGCGAGCGGGACCGCGAGGAGGAGCAGGAGGCCGTGGAGCCGCCTGCCCCCGCAGCCAGCGCCGGTTCCGCCTACGCGGACGTGCTGATGCCGCGCTCGGTGACCGCGCACCGGGACCGGCTCAAGGGCAACACCGACCGGCAGGCGGAAGCCGACGGGGTCCGCCCGGGCCGCCGAGCCGCGGTGCCGAGCTGGGACGAGATCGTCTTCGGCACCCGCCGCAAGAAGGAGTAGGCGGCGCATCGGGCCCCGGGTCCGGCCGACGCGCGCCCGGGGGCGGTCCGAGCAGACCGCCCCCGGCTCTGTCCACCACGGCAGGTGGCCACGCCGCGGGAAGGGGTGTGCTCAGCCGCGCTCCGGCCCGGTGGCGACCGGGCGGCCTCCCCCGGCCGTCCACTCGCTCCAGGAGCCCACGTACAGCGCCGCCTCGATCCCGGCGAGCTGGAGGGCCAGCACTTCCTGGGCCGCGGAGACCCCGGAGCCGCAGTAGACGCCGACCTCCGTACCCGGTCCGGCGCCCAGCGCCGCGAAGCGTTCCGCGAGGGCGTCCGGGGAGCGGAAGGTGCCCGCGTCGGTGAGGTTCTCCGTGGTGGGGGCCGAGACCGCGCCCGGGATGTGCCCCGCCACCGGGTCGAGGGGCTCGACCTCTCCGCGGTAGCGCTCCGCCGCGCGGGCGTCCAGCAGTACCCCGCGCCGGGCCAGGGCCGCGGCCTCGTCCGCGTCCAGGGACGGCAGGCCGCCCGGGGCGGGCGTGAAGTCGCCGGGCACCGGTTCGGGGACCGTGGTGCTGAGCGGCAGCGGCTCCCCGCTCCCGGGGTCGCGGTGGCTCCGCCAGGCCGCCAGGCCCCCGTCCAGCACTCTGACGTCGGGGTGGCCCGCCCAGCGGAGCAGCCACCAGCAGCGGGCCGCGGCCCAGCCGCCGCCGGGACCGCCGCCGTCGTAGACGACCACGGGGCGGTCCGCTGTCACTCCCGCGCGCCGCATCGCCGAGCCGAAGACGTCCGGTGCGGGCAGCGGGTGCCGGCCGGTTCCGGCCCCCGCCGGAGCGGCGAGCTCGCTCTCCAGGTCGATGTAGACGGCACCGGGCAGATGGCCCGCGCGGTAGGCGGGCAGGCCGGGCGGGTCGCCGGGCTTGTAGCGCACGTCGAGCAGCACGGGTGCGGCGCCTGCTGCGAGGTCGTCGGCGAGCGCCGTTGCGGAGATGATGGCTGTCATGGCGCCATCCTCGCGCAGGCCCGCTCCCCCCGGGGTCCAGGGGTCGGTGACGGCACACGGATCGGGGATTCTCCACCGGAAGCGGCAACAGCGGCGCGGCCGGGAAGCGCGGCACGGCGGATGGTGACAGCATCTGCACTGGCGAGTAGTCACGACGCCGCGGCAACGAGGCCGCGGCACTTCCACCCGCACGACCGCATCGATGATGGTCAAGGAGCGAAGCAGATGACCGAGGCAGCGACTCGGCTACGGCACACGCCCGGCGCGCCCGCGTGGGCGAGTCTGATGGTGCATGGACTGGACGCCGGCAAGGAGTTCTACCAGGGCCTGTTCGGCTGGGAGTTCCGGGCCGGGCCGCGGCAGCTCGGCCCGTACGTGCGCGCGGTCGCGGCGGGGCACGAGGTCGCGGGGCTGGGCAAGAAGGCGGACGGCAGGCAGCTCCCGGTGGCGTGGCTGCCGTATCTGGCGACCGACGACGCGGATGACACGGCCTCCGCGGTCCGTTCGTACGGGGGTACGGTCGCGGTGGGCCCGCTGGACGCGGAGCAGGCGGGGCGGATGGCGATCGTCTCCGATCCGCACGGGGCCCCGTTCGGACTCTGGCAGGACACGCACGTGCCGGGGCTGGGCACCGCGCCGCGCGGGACGGCGGGGGCTCCGGTGTGGTTCGAACTGGTCACTCGGGAGACGGGCCGGGTGGTCAAGTTCTACCAGGCGGTGTTCGGTTACGACGTGCGGAGCGTCGAGGCGCCGGGCGCCGACTATCTGACGCTGTGCGTGGCGGGCGTTCCGGTGGCGGGCATCCAGGGCGTGGGGGACGCGCTGCCGCGGGACCGGGGACCGCACTGGCGTACGTACTTCGCGGTGGGGGATCCGGACGGAATGGCGGGACGCGCCGCGAAGCTGGGCGGCGGTGTGGTGCGCGGCCCCGGCGACTCACCGTACGGGCGCGTGGCGACGCTGGCGGACCCGGAGGGCGCGCACTTCAGTGTGATCCGGCCCGCCGCAGCGGATCGCTGAGCCCGCGCCCCGGCGGCACCTTCGCCCCGGCGGGTTCGTCCACCGGGAGGACGTCGGGCGAGAGCGCGCCCGCCCCTGCCGTGGCGGCCGTCAGCCGTCTGCGGTGGTGGCGCCTGCACAGGACTTCGTAGCCGACTTCACCACTGGGCTCTCCCACGTCCCCCACGACCACCTGGGCGCCCTCGACGACCATGCGGCCCCCAACGGTACGTGCATTGTGCGTGGCGCGGGCGCCGCACCAGCACAGCGCCTCCACCTGGAGGGTCTCCATCCGGTCGGCCAGTTCCATCAGCCGCTGGGAGCCGGGGAAGAGGCGGGTGCGGAAGTCGGTGGCGATACCGAACGCGTAGACGTCGATCCCCAGATCGTCGACGACGCGGGCGAGCTGCTCGACCTGCTCGGGCGAGAGGAACTGCGCCTCGTCCACGATCACGTAGTCGGTGCGGCCGCCCGAGGTCAGGTGGCGGACCAGGTGCCGCTGGAAGTCGAGTTCCTCCGCTACCTCCACGGCCTCGGCGACCAGGCCGAGCCGGGAGGAGAGCCTGCCGGTGCCCGCGCGGTCGTCCCGGGTGAAGATCATGCCCTGCAGGCCGCGCGCCGAGCGGTTGTGCTCGATCTGGAGCGCGAGCGTGCTCTTTCCGCAGTCCATCGTTCCGGAGAAGAACACCAGCTCTGGCATGGGGGGTCGGGCCCTTTCTCGGTTCGGGTTCCTCGGGCGTGGGCACATGGGGGGGCCGGGCGGGCGCACCGGACGCGGTGCGTCAGGTGCGGACCTCCAGCAGCGGGACGAGCTGCTCCGCTGACGTTGCCGAGCCGTGCATCCCGATCAGCTCGGATTCCTTGGGTTCGCGCCGGGTCGCCACCACGGCGACGTCGGCGCGCATCGCGGCGATCACGTCGCCGATCCTGCCCCGCACCCGCGGTTCGACCCCGGGGCCGAACCAGCCGAGGTCGGTGGCCTCTTCGCGGGTGGCGACCCACGCCTGCTCGGCCAGCACCTCGCGCCAGACGGCGTACACGTCGCCCGCCGCGCCGGGGACCGCGTACACGTGCCGCATCCGGCCCTCGCCGCCCAACTGCGCGACCCCGGCGCTCAGCTCCCAGTCCTCGTCGAAGTCGATCCGCGCCTCGGGCCCCGGCGGGATGTCGACCATGCCGTGGTCGGCGGTGACGTAGAGCGCCGAGCGCGGGGGCAACTGCTCCGCGAGGCGCTGCGCGAGCCGGTCGACGTACATCAGCTGGCCTCGCCAGGCGTCCGAGTCCATGCCGTAGCGGTGCCCGTTCCCGTCCAGCTCCGCGTAGTAGGTGTAGACGAGGGTGCGGTCCGCGGCGGCGAGGCGCTCGGCGGCCAGATCCATCCGGTCCTCGGCGGAAAGCCGCCCCAGGAAGGTGCCCCCGGAGAGGGCGATCTTGGTGAGCGGCGTGTGCTCGAAGTGCGGCGCCGTCACCTGGCAGACCTCCACCCCGGCGGCCGCCGCCTGCTGGAAGACGGTCGGGTACGGCTGCCAGACGTGCGGCTCGGTCCAGGGCTGCCAGCGGAGTTGGTTCATCAGCGCGCCGGTGGCCGGATCCAGCGCGGTGTATCCGGGCAGTCCGTGCTCCCCGGGGACCCGGCCGGTTCCCACCGAGGCCAGCGAGGTGGCCGTGGTGGAGGGGAAGCCGGAGGTGATCGGCTCGCCGGTGCCGGCGGTGGAGCCGGCGAGCAGCGAGGTGAGGAACGGCGCCTCGTCGGGGTGCGCTCTGAGCGCTTCCCAGCCCATCCCGTCCACGAGGAACACGCAGGCGCGGTCCGCGGGCGGGAGCCGCAGCCCGGCGGCCAGGCCGGGAACGCCGAGCCCGGCGGCCACGGACGGCAGCAGGTCGGACAGCGAGCCGGAGCCGTAGCGCGGGACGGGCGCCGTGCGCGGGTCGAGCGGGCCGTCCGGCCCGGCGCCGCCGTACCCGGCCCCGCCGGGCGGCGTGGGCGCGCCCGGGGCCCGGAGCGGGTGCGGGATGTTCTCAGCGGTCACTGCGGGGGTCCGACCCGGGTGGTTCCGGCGGTGGCCTCGGACAGCGCCTGCGCGAAGGCGAGGGTCTGGCGGACGGTGTCGGGGCCGTCGCCGGCCTCGCTGACCCGCAGCGAGAGGTCGTCGGCCGTGGCGGACCCGGTGTAGCCGTGGTCGGCCTCGCAGTTGGGGTCGCCGCAGGTGGCCGGCTCCATGTCGAGCCGGGAGACGGCGCCCCAGCCGATGGTGAGGACGACCTCGCGGGGCAGGGTGCCCGGCGTGTAGGACTCGGGGTTGGCCACCACCCGGGAGAGCACCACGGAGGAGATCCGCTCCAGCTTCACCGACTCGGTGGAGGTGGTGGCGTAGGGCGAGGGCGAGGTGCCGTCCGCCGCCTGCTCGTCGGTGTGGCTGACAAGGAAGCGGGTGCGGGTGAGCACCAGGACCGTGACGTGACGGCGGACCTCGTTGGAGTCGAACGTCGTCTCCTGGTGCACAAGGTATGAGGCCACGGGCTCGCCACCCACCGCCGCCTCGACGGCCTCGGCTACGAGGGCCGGGTAGTAGCCGCTGCGTTCGATCGCCTCACGCAGCCCCTGCGTCGTCGTACCGGTCTTCGCCATGACAGCCATCCTAAGGGCCGTA
It encodes the following:
- a CDS encoding D-arabinono-1,4-lactone oxidase; this translates as MSGRSGVRSTADGRAGTWRNWAGNVVAAPRRTVSPSTTEGLAEVVRRAAADGLRVKAAGTGHSFTATAVTDGVLIRPERLTGVRAVDRAAGTVTVAAGTPLKVLNAALAARGLSLTNMGDIMEQTVSGAVSTGTHGTGRASASIAAQITELELVLADGSVVRCSAEGTPQERALFAAARMGLGALGVVSEITFAVEPEFLLTAREEPMPFDRVVGEFDQLVAENEHFEFYWFPHTESCNTKRNNRSTGPAAPLTPLRGWVDDELLSNGVFRAACALGRAIPATVPGVARVSSRALSARSYTDIPYKVFTSPRRVRFVEMEYAIPRAALVEVLRALKALVERSDFRVSFPVEVRTAPADDLTLSTASGRETAYVAVHMYRGAPHEAYFSAVERIMTAHAGRPHWGKLHSRDAEYLAGVYPRFEEFTALRDRLDPDRVFGNDYLRRVLGD
- the sepH gene encoding septation protein SepH, with the protein product MPELRVVAVSNDGTRLVLKAADSTEYTLPIDERLRAAVRNDRARLGQIEIEVESHLRPRDIQARIRAGASAEEVASLAGIPVDRVRRFEGPVLAERAFMAERARKTPVRRPGENVGPQLGEAVAERLLLRGADKDSVHWDSWRRDDGTWEVLLAYRVAAQPHSATWTYDPPRRLVQAVDDEARALIGETDDTPEPSFPFVPRIARLPRERPERGERSGRPELEPAAPAPAPGDEDDQALSDAEDGSGTPDSLTSLLEAVPSFRGDLVVPEAQPGAVEDEDEEAAAAVAGSAASERDREEEQEAVEPPAPAASAGSAYADVLMPRSVTAHRDRLKGNTDRQAEADGVRPGRRAAVPSWDEIVFGTRRKKE
- a CDS encoding sulfurtransferase: MTAIISATALADDLAAGAAPVLLDVRYKPGDPPGLPAYRAGHLPGAVYIDLESELAAPAGAGTGRHPLPAPDVFGSAMRRAGVTADRPVVVYDGGGPGGGWAAARCWWLLRWAGHPDVRVLDGGLAAWRSHRDPGSGEPLPLSTTVPEPVPGDFTPAPGGLPSLDADEAAALARRGVLLDARAAERYRGEVEPLDPVAGHIPGAVSAPTTENLTDAGTFRSPDALAERFAALGAGPGTEVGVYCGSGVSAAQEVLALQLAGIEAALYVGSWSEWTAGGGRPVATGPERG
- a CDS encoding VOC family protein; this encodes MTEAATRLRHTPGAPAWASLMVHGLDAGKEFYQGLFGWEFRAGPRQLGPYVRAVAAGHEVAGLGKKADGRQLPVAWLPYLATDDADDTASAVRSYGGTVAVGPLDAEQAGRMAIVSDPHGAPFGLWQDTHVPGLGTAPRGTAGAPVWFELVTRETGRVVKFYQAVFGYDVRSVEAPGADYLTLCVAGVPVAGIQGVGDALPRDRGPHWRTYFAVGDPDGMAGRAAKLGGGVVRGPGDSPYGRVATLADPEGAHFSVIRPAAADR
- a CDS encoding thymidine kinase; the protein is MPELVFFSGTMDCGKSTLALQIEHNRSARGLQGMIFTRDDRAGTGRLSSRLGLVAEAVEVAEELDFQRHLVRHLTSGGRTDYVIVDEAQFLSPEQVEQLARVVDDLGIDVYAFGIATDFRTRLFPGSQRLMELADRMETLQVEALCWCGARATHNARTVGGRMVVEGAQVVVGDVGEPSGEVGYEVLCRRHHRRRLTAATAGAGALSPDVLPVDEPAGAKVPPGRGLSDPLRRAGSH
- a CDS encoding nucleotide pyrophosphatase/phosphodiesterase family protein, encoding MTAENIPHPLRAPGAPTPPGGAGYGGAGPDGPLDPRTAPVPRYGSGSLSDLLPSVAAGLGVPGLAAGLRLPPADRACVFLVDGMGWEALRAHPDEAPFLTSLLAGSTAGTGEPITSGFPSTTATSLASVGTGRVPGEHGLPGYTALDPATGALMNQLRWQPWTEPHVWQPYPTVFQQAAAAGVEVCQVTAPHFEHTPLTKIALSGGTFLGRLSAEDRMDLAAERLAAADRTLVYTYYAELDGNGHRYGMDSDAWRGQLMYVDRLAQRLAEQLPPRSALYVTADHGMVDIPPGPEARIDFDEDWELSAGVAQLGGEGRMRHVYAVPGAAGDVYAVWREVLAEQAWVATREEATDLGWFGPGVEPRVRGRIGDVIAAMRADVAVVATRREPKESELIGMHGSATSAEQLVPLLEVRT
- a CDS encoding DUF5998 family protein yields the protein MAKTGTTTQGLREAIERSGYYPALVAEAVEAAVGGEPVASYLVHQETTFDSNEVRRHVTVLVLTRTRFLVSHTDEQAADGTSPSPYATTSTESVKLERISSVVLSRVVANPESYTPGTLPREVVLTIGWGAVSRLDMEPATCGDPNCEADHGYTGSATADDLSLRVSEAGDGPDTVRQTLAFAQALSEATAGTTRVGPPQ